A region of the Chitinivibrionales bacterium genome:
TCGCGCTCAAATGCATTACCCAGAATATCAGCAGACATTCGCAATAACTGAAAATCCCGATCGTGCCAGGCGCTGGTGTCCTGCACGTTGTCAAAACCGATATAGCCGCCCAGCTCGCCCTGAATGCTTAATGGAAGAACCAGAAGGGATTTTATGCCCTGCGACCCGAGAATTTCTTTTTCAGCAGATGCTTCTTCAGGAAGCCCTTCAACCGAGGTAATATGAATATGCACGCCTTCCCTGAGACGGGCCATCCACCAGGGAAACATCGAGGTCTCGAGTCCCTGAAGGTTCTCTTTTTCAGGCGTCACTCCTTCAGCGCACCACTCGTGCGTATTGTCCATAATACGGCCGTTGTCATGGAAAAGGAAAACATACGCGCGTCCGGCCCTGCTGATCTCGCCTATTCGCTGCAAACACACTTCAACGGCAGCGTCGATATCATTTGATTTTACAAACCATGACATTAACTGAAATGCAAGGTCCTGAAATGCTTTGCGGCGGGAATTAGCAGGATACTCTGATACCAGTGGTCCCATTGAATCTCCTTTTCTGTTAATACACAAACAATGGAAACGAGTATCTATAATTGTATACATAATAAAACCGGATTACAATAATAATTTACAGTAAGCGTATATCGGGCCGCGGGCATTCCTGCTCATATACGGGGGTGTTTTTCAGCACGGTCATTTCTATACGGGTTTTGAACACCATGAATATTACGACACAGTATTATTAATCGCCTTATCCAGGACCTGGCCGATTGTCCCGGTAATAAAGGGTTTGGCGATTATTTCATAAGCGCCACATTCTTTGAGCATGCTTTCCTGGTTCATCAATCCGCTTCCTGTGCAGACGATGACCGGCACGGACGGGTTGGTTGATTTAAAATGCCTGAGGCAATCGAGTCCGTGCATGCCCGGGAGGATCATGTCAAGAAC
Encoded here:
- a CDS encoding response regulator; the encoded protein is MNSRKKTILVVEDDRNLIELFSLTLDYLGYDVICCGNGNEALDIFTRRNSSIDAVVLDMILPGMHGLDCLRHFKSTNPSVPVIVCTGSGLMNQESMLKECGAYEIIAKPFITGTIGQVLDKAINNTVS